In a single window of the Phaeobacter sp. G2 genome:
- a CDS encoding transporter substrate-binding domain-containing protein, with product MKFGISAAVSASLAFFSGAATAAEIEVMAGDLPPMIQKDGSGREAEIISAVLGHCGHTVVFTVQPFTRHWQSFEKGSGDAVATVPVGMPTAGTQTQAYVAYQNGVSYLSSSNHEAAALSDLDGWNIVAFEGASNIIPGLGGSTSAFKSYREMADQKTQSKLLYGKRVDGILGDGMLFAEFARQLQEAGASSGVDASQSIEFRAIFDPSPYAMSFRDPALAADFDRCFAELDAAGAIAEINVKWTDKYRDALEGNYMSY from the coding sequence ATGAAGTTCGGAATTTCGGCAGCTGTGTCTGCCTCATTGGCTTTCTTTTCTGGTGCAGCCACCGCTGCGGAAATCGAAGTCATGGCGGGTGATCTGCCACCTATGATTCAAAAGGATGGATCGGGCCGCGAGGCGGAGATCATTTCGGCCGTATTGGGTCACTGCGGCCATACTGTTGTCTTCACTGTCCAGCCCTTCACACGTCATTGGCAGTCTTTTGAAAAAGGCTCTGGAGATGCAGTGGCAACTGTCCCAGTGGGTATGCCAACCGCAGGCACACAGACGCAGGCCTATGTCGCCTATCAAAATGGTGTGTCTTACCTGAGCTCTTCCAACCACGAGGCCGCGGCGCTCTCTGATCTGGATGGCTGGAACATTGTTGCCTTTGAAGGGGCCAGCAATATTATTCCGGGCCTTGGCGGCAGCACCTCTGCCTTCAAATCCTACCGGGAAATGGCAGACCAGAAGACCCAGAGCAAACTGCTGTATGGTAAGCGTGTAGACGGGATCCTTGGTGACGGTATGCTGTTTGCAGAATTTGCACGCCAGTTGCAAGAAGCGGGCGCTTCTTCCGGTGTGGATGCCAGTCAGTCGATTGAATTCCGCGCGATTTTTGATCCTAGCCCCTACGCGATGAGCTTTAGAGATCCGGCCCTGGCGGCGGACTTTGATCGCTGTTTTGCTGAATTGGATGCGGCAGGGGCCATTGCTGAAATCAACGTCAAATGGACCGACAAGTATCGCGATGCCCTCGAAGGCAACTACATGTCCTATTAA
- a CDS encoding VOC family protein — protein sequence MIGYVTVGVSDMEKAKAFYCDLFADRGAKVIIDGGRIAMIGATPKEPMISVCVPYDKKDPQPGNGNMVAFAAQSKEEVSELYNKAISLGATCDGEPGQRIPDRFYGAYVRDPDGNKMTFYVFG from the coding sequence ATGATTGGATATGTAACTGTTGGCGTCTCGGATATGGAGAAAGCCAAGGCCTTTTATTGCGATCTTTTTGCGGATCGCGGCGCAAAGGTGATTATTGATGGCGGGCGCATCGCGATGATTGGGGCAACGCCAAAAGAGCCGATGATTTCGGTCTGTGTGCCCTATGACAAAAAGGATCCGCAGCCCGGAAACGGCAACATGGTGGCCTTTGCTGCACAAAGCAAAGAAGAGGTTTCCGAGCTGTATAACAAGGCTATTTCGCTTGGCGCCACCTGCGACGGCGAGCCGGGCCAGCGTATTCCTGATCGGTTCTACGGGGCCTATGTGCGCGACCCCGATGGCAACAAGATGACCTTTTATGTCTTTGGCTAG
- a CDS encoding alpha/beta fold hydrolase, with translation MSKKNLAAGIGLALAATSLPLASSAENRIDRIRPDAPELAAFGAHPIGVQTLEFTNPGQNDILNTTDTDQPLYDRDLTVEVWYPAAEGTEQGGSYRAILRDGKTEVTLQGRAARDATPASGETYPLVVISHGYPGNRYLMSHLGENLATKGYVTVSIDHRDSTYSDKAAFGSTLLNRPIDQRFVIDQMEALEGPLGEIIDTDQTGVIGYSMGGYGAVIFAGAGVTEASTQYSWGTPAGLLARHQAGSESHAALSDDRVKAVIAIGPWGMNTGFWDATGLAGIDKPLMVMAGSADDVSVYSAIRKIFEGAVNTNRHLLTFEGANHNAAAPMPAPIESWEPVDNLDFIPFEHYADAVWDTNRMNNITQHFATAFMGLHLKSEADNTPYLELIPQAIDGVVSKDDAGKELPDHTYWKGFAPRTAVGLRFETLTAK, from the coding sequence ATGTCTAAGAAAAATTTGGCGGCCGGCATCGGGCTTGCCCTCGCTGCAACCAGCCTGCCTCTGGCGAGCTCGGCAGAGAACCGCATCGATCGCATTCGGCCAGATGCGCCTGAGCTTGCCGCCTTTGGCGCCCATCCAATCGGGGTGCAGACGCTGGAGTTTACCAATCCCGGTCAAAATGACATTCTAAACACCACTGACACCGACCAGCCACTGTATGATCGTGATCTGACGGTAGAGGTCTGGTATCCGGCGGCGGAGGGAACCGAACAGGGCGGCAGCTATCGCGCCATCCTGCGGGACGGCAAGACAGAAGTCACCCTACAGGGCCGTGCCGCCCGTGATGCAACGCCGGCCAGTGGCGAGACTTATCCTCTGGTGGTGATCTCACATGGCTACCCCGGCAACCGCTATCTGATGTCCCACCTGGGGGAAAATCTCGCAACCAAGGGCTATGTCACCGTCTCGATTGACCACCGTGACAGCACCTATTCCGACAAGGCCGCCTTTGGTTCAACCCTGCTCAACCGCCCGATTGATCAGCGGTTTGTCATTGATCAGATGGAGGCACTGGAAGGCCCTCTGGGCGAGATCATCGATACTGATCAAACCGGGGTTATCGGCTACTCCATGGGGGGCTACGGCGCTGTGATCTTTGCCGGTGCCGGCGTGACCGAGGCCTCGACCCAGTATAGCTGGGGCACGCCCGCTGGTCTGCTGGCCCGCCATCAGGCAGGGTCAGAAAGCCACGCCGCGCTGAGTGATGACCGCGTCAAAGCGGTGATTGCCATTGGTCCCTGGGGGATGAACACCGGCTTTTGGGATGCGACCGGCCTGGCTGGCATCGACAAACCGCTGATGGTTATGGCGGGCAGCGCCGATGATGTCTCTGTCTATTCGGCAATTCGGAAAATCTTTGAGGGCGCAGTCAATACCAACCGTCACCTGCTGACCTTTGAAGGCGCAAATCACAACGCCGCCGCGCCAATGCCTGCCCCAATTGAGAGCTGGGAACCGGTCGACAATCTCGACTTCATCCCGTTTGAGCACTACGCCGATGCGGTTTGGGACACCAACCGGATGAACAATATCACCCAGCACTTTGCCACCGCCTTTATGGGACTGCACCTCAAGTCTGAGGCCGACAACACACCCTACCTGGAGCTGATACCACAGGCCATCGACGGTGTTGTCTCAAAAGACGATGCAGGCAAGGAACTGCCGGATCACACCTATTGGAAAGGCTTTGCACCGCGCACCGCCGTTGGTCTGCGTTTCGAGACCCTTACAGCCAAGTAG
- a CDS encoding methyl-accepting chemotaxis protein — MSIKKKLLLPILACIVLSNFAYTVFWASKHSTALISAFDAEVKLAQRFVVPPVAAAVWDFNSDAARGAIQGIADMENALFVQVIVDGEIFSEIFVGEEQREALTEQVAALLQDEAAEKSVEANEVVYVKFPLTLSDGTDVGQMVMGFSNGAIHATVSSLYLQSAIIGLAICLLIGVIVYFSAASVTRPLDRIVDRIDALRSGDTHSPVPEKRRGDELGRLAAAVVEFVDAMRANAELEEKSKAAAEEQAGVVRELANGLNQLSKGDLSYRIKKEMSPEYTALRSDFNQTAETLDDLIGRVLVTIAQMDQQIGEMATGTDDLSQRTENQAATLEQTAAALDSITSNVRSATTQTQEVEGTISETSKVALRSGDIVQRTVQAMKEIDESSEKISEINSVIDDISFQTSLLALNAGVEAARAGEVGRGFAVVASEVRSLALKSATSANEIRELIRTSSEKVKVGVELVDEAGRSLDEIIEKIQAVSTLTTQIAASSGEQSSTISEINAGMIELDRVTQQNASMVLKSSDQGKSLQRAASELAELVAGLKPTSHSQGGTPATQGMVHGDDFGSDDFGGTGFGDEGFDIDDFDTDRLAG; from the coding sequence ATGTCCATAAAGAAGAAATTGCTTCTGCCCATTCTGGCTTGTATCGTTCTGTCAAATTTTGCCTATACGGTCTTTTGGGCCTCAAAGCATAGTACAGCCTTGATTTCCGCCTTTGATGCAGAGGTAAAACTGGCCCAGCGGTTTGTCGTTCCGCCAGTGGCTGCGGCTGTTTGGGATTTCAACAGTGATGCCGCTAGGGGCGCGATCCAGGGCATTGCCGATATGGAAAACGCTCTCTTTGTGCAGGTCATTGTCGATGGCGAGATTTTCTCTGAAATTTTTGTAGGCGAAGAGCAGCGGGAAGCGCTGACCGAGCAGGTCGCCGCCCTTTTGCAGGACGAAGCCGCTGAGAAATCAGTTGAGGCGAATGAAGTTGTCTATGTGAAGTTTCCTTTGACACTGTCTGATGGCACCGATGTGGGCCAGATGGTCATGGGCTTTAGCAATGGCGCCATTCATGCTACCGTTTCTTCGCTTTATCTGCAGTCGGCTATCATTGGCCTGGCCATTTGTTTGCTGATTGGTGTGATCGTGTATTTTTCCGCGGCGTCGGTAACCCGACCGCTGGACCGGATTGTTGACCGGATTGATGCCTTGCGGAGCGGCGATACCCATAGCCCCGTTCCAGAAAAACGCCGGGGTGATGAGCTAGGCCGTCTCGCCGCTGCGGTTGTGGAATTTGTCGATGCCATGCGGGCCAATGCCGAGCTGGAAGAAAAATCCAAAGCCGCTGCCGAAGAGCAGGCCGGGGTTGTGCGAGAGCTGGCAAACGGGTTGAACCAACTGTCCAAAGGCGATCTGTCTTACCGGATCAAAAAAGAAATGAGCCCGGAATACACCGCCCTGCGGTCGGACTTTAACCAGACGGCTGAAACCCTGGATGATCTGATTGGGCGCGTTTTGGTGACCATCGCGCAGATGGACCAGCAGATTGGCGAAATGGCCACCGGGACGGATGATCTGTCGCAGCGTACAGAAAACCAGGCCGCAACCCTGGAACAGACCGCAGCTGCGCTGGATAGCATCACCTCGAACGTGCGCTCTGCCACTACGCAGACGCAAGAGGTCGAAGGCACCATTTCTGAGACCAGCAAAGTTGCCTTGCGCAGTGGCGACATCGTCCAGCGGACAGTGCAGGCGATGAAGGAGATTGATGAATCCTCCGAGAAGATCTCTGAGATCAACAGTGTGATTGATGACATTTCCTTCCAGACAAGCCTATTGGCCCTGAACGCCGGGGTCGAGGCTGCCCGCGCTGGCGAAGTTGGACGCGGTTTTGCGGTGGTTGCCTCCGAGGTGCGCTCCTTGGCGCTGAAATCCGCGACTTCCGCCAATGAAATTCGCGAACTGATCCGAACCAGCTCTGAAAAGGTCAAGGTTGGCGTAGAATTGGTAGATGAAGCGGGGCGTTCCTTGGATGAAATCATTGAAAAAATTCAGGCGGTCTCCACTCTAACCACTCAGATTGCCGCCTCTTCTGGGGAACAGTCTTCGACCATTTCGGAAATCAATGCCGGTATGATCGAGTTGGACCGGGTAACCCAGCAAAACGCCAGCATGGTTCTGAAGTCCAGTGATCAGGGCAAAAGTCTTCAGCGGGCTGCGTCGGAACTGGCGGAGCTGGTCGCCGGGCTCAAGCCGACCTCGCACAGCCAGGGCGGAACCCCAGCTACGCAGGGCATGGTCCACGGTGATGACTTTGGCTCGGATGATTTTGGTGGCACGGGTTTTGGCGACGAAGGCTTTGACATCGATGACTTTGACACTGACCGGCTGGCGGGGTGA
- a CDS encoding DUF2339 domain-containing protein, with protein MLDFSLVLIGLLGLIFLLGVPYLLVSHTRLKSQVRDLDAKVRALQNSASGKQVSADLQTPEQQPNAAAKPAVPWGKAPDDATDATQIEDQAEDVRAAEDSTVSGPFVAPAETEQNAENFASVTPREPSAPAPLSETRADPSSDPAQSPRAFVLRRDLVEALSGWLRENWVLVAGAASLALAGLFMVQYGVENGLLTPFWRVMASLGFGVALILGAETIRRRMGDVTDGAAQHLPSALAGAGVVTLFAGLLSARVMYQLIDPGPSFVALCLVSLLALVLGWFYGAFLTALGLLGASAVPFLVGGQSQDAWMLYYYFALIATVGLGVDTVKRWAWISGLALAAPLTACLLLYLSEGGEPHFLTALLAITAAAVILPGRSLWPCHGGPAVVEVFLPKQGRRTYPEFPTRISAVAICAAGAAALLVAVQADQAAVVVFALLTLVTLLLASVLWMRHAPALFDHALVPGLAILVVVLLEGLNFGPLFREFTAAITRPPETPAPQILWLLVAIAALGSGLAYLRMRWSLTGPDGESQEPEAYSSANLPVFWALCAASFAPALLLILEFTWRPAAVHGLYTWALVVLTMAAGMTFLTERAARGPRGGQREMRVALLAISALTLIAFALFLVLAQTALTLALAVMVLLVVLIDRKYDLPGLALFVQIAVAVIVYRLVLDPGVTWALDRDYIDEGWQYVTPLSQIALGYLGSLALLGAGWFLTRQQLREKTTLVLESAATLIGAVFFAVLILRLLPEQMRYSHAGIGLMATVWVASLVNQLHRLRLSGRFSALLRGILILGYGVAALGCIGGLLVFANPLLASGEIVRGPLILDSLAAAYLPLAAVCAAAALRLDHLNRWVRTGFGLAASVLAVIYITLEIRRFWRGNNLSLPGVIDAELYSYTVALLVASGGVLMLAFWRRSNLLRRLAMAGVVLTIAKVFLVDMSGLSGLTRVFSFMGLGLALVGLAWLNRIMNAQWDKGKIQPEKQEA; from the coding sequence ATGTTAGATTTTAGTCTGGTTTTGATTGGGCTTCTTGGCCTGATTTTTCTGCTTGGTGTTCCCTATCTTCTGGTGTCGCATACACGCCTGAAATCGCAGGTGCGCGATTTGGACGCAAAAGTGCGCGCGCTGCAAAACAGCGCCTCAGGCAAACAGGTCTCAGCAGATCTGCAAACGCCTGAGCAACAGCCCAACGCGGCGGCCAAACCTGCGGTCCCTTGGGGCAAGGCGCCCGATGATGCAACCGACGCCACCCAGATCGAGGACCAAGCGGAAGACGTCCGTGCCGCAGAAGACAGTACAGTATCTGGGCCTTTTGTGGCCCCGGCGGAGACAGAGCAAAACGCCGAAAACTTTGCCAGCGTCACACCGCGAGAGCCATCTGCACCAGCGCCGCTTTCTGAAACGCGCGCGGATCCGTCCAGTGACCCGGCTCAGTCCCCGCGGGCTTTTGTGTTGCGCAGAGATCTTGTGGAGGCCCTTAGCGGTTGGCTGCGGGAGAACTGGGTTTTGGTGGCAGGGGCTGCGTCTCTGGCCTTGGCAGGGCTCTTTATGGTGCAATACGGCGTTGAAAACGGCCTTTTGACGCCGTTCTGGCGGGTCATGGCCTCTTTGGGCTTTGGCGTGGCGCTTATTCTTGGGGCTGAAACGATCCGGCGTCGTATGGGGGATGTCACGGACGGAGCAGCGCAGCATCTGCCCTCTGCCTTGGCAGGAGCAGGGGTCGTAACACTTTTTGCCGGGCTGCTGTCGGCGCGGGTGATGTACCAGCTGATTGACCCTGGCCCCAGCTTTGTGGCGCTTTGCCTGGTGTCGCTGCTGGCCCTGGTGCTGGGCTGGTTTTACGGCGCCTTCCTCACCGCTTTGGGGCTGCTGGGCGCCAGCGCGGTTCCCTTTCTGGTGGGGGGGCAATCGCAGGATGCCTGGATGCTCTACTACTATTTTGCCTTGATTGCGACGGTGGGGCTGGGGGTGGACACGGTCAAGCGCTGGGCCTGGATCTCGGGGCTTGCCTTGGCCGCGCCGCTCACGGCCTGTCTGTTGCTTTACCTGTCCGAAGGGGGGGAGCCGCATTTTCTGACCGCGCTGTTGGCGATTACCGCAGCAGCAGTGATCCTGCCTGGGCGCAGCCTTTGGCCTTGCCATGGCGGACCGGCGGTGGTGGAGGTCTTTTTACCCAAACAGGGGCGGCGGACCTATCCAGAATTCCCCACCCGTATTTCTGCGGTCGCCATCTGTGCTGCGGGGGCTGCGGCGCTGCTGGTGGCTGTGCAGGCGGATCAGGCGGCGGTGGTTGTCTTTGCCCTGCTGACATTGGTGACGCTGTTGCTTGCCAGCGTGCTTTGGATGCGCCATGCTCCAGCTTTGTTTGACCATGCACTGGTGCCGGGACTGGCGATCCTAGTGGTTGTCCTGCTGGAGGGGCTCAACTTTGGCCCCCTGTTTCGCGAGTTTACCGCCGCCATCACCCGCCCGCCGGAAACCCCGGCACCCCAAATCCTGTGGCTTCTGGTGGCAATTGCTGCGCTGGGCTCGGGGCTGGCCTATCTGCGCATGCGGTGGAGCCTGACTGGGCCTGATGGGGAGAGCCAAGAGCCTGAGGCATATTCCTCGGCAAACCTCCCGGTATTCTGGGCGCTCTGTGCGGCGAGTTTTGCCCCAGCCTTGCTGTTGATCCTCGAGTTCACCTGGAGACCCGCCGCGGTGCACGGTCTCTACACCTGGGCCTTGGTGGTGCTGACCATGGCGGCGGGAATGACCTTTCTGACAGAGCGCGCGGCCCGTGGCCCGCGCGGCGGGCAGCGAGAGATGCGCGTGGCGCTGCTTGCCATTTCAGCGCTGACCCTCATTGCCTTTGCGCTCTTTCTGGTGTTGGCGCAGACTGCGTTGACTCTCGCCCTGGCTGTCATGGTGCTGTTGGTGGTCCTGATTGACCGGAAATACGATCTGCCCGGCCTGGCGCTGTTTGTGCAGATCGCAGTGGCGGTCATTGTTTACCGGCTGGTGCTGGATCCCGGCGTGACCTGGGCGCTGGACCGCGACTATATCGACGAGGGTTGGCAGTATGTGACACCGTTGTCCCAGATCGCCCTTGGCTATCTTGGCAGCCTGGCGCTGCTGGGAGCTGGCTGGTTCCTGACACGACAACAGCTGCGTGAGAAAACCACGCTGGTGCTGGAAAGCGCCGCAACATTGATAGGCGCAGTGTTCTTTGCTGTGTTGATCCTGCGGCTGCTGCCAGAACAGATGCGCTATAGTCATGCGGGTATAGGGCTGATGGCCACAGTGTGGGTGGCCTCTCTGGTGAACCAGCTGCACCGGCTCCGTCTGAGCGGTCGCTTTTCAGCTCTGCTGCGCGGCATCCTGATCCTGGGCTATGGCGTGGCTGCCTTGGGCTGTATTGGCGGGTTACTTGTGTTTGCAAATCCGCTGTTGGCCAGTGGCGAAATCGTGCGTGGCCCGTTGATCTTGGACAGTTTGGCTGCGGCCTATCTGCCGCTGGCGGCAGTCTGTGCTGCGGCAGCGCTGCGGCTGGACCACCTGAACCGCTGGGTTCGGACCGGGTTTGGTCTCGCGGCGTCTGTGCTGGCGGTGATCTATATCACCTTGGAGATCCGCAGGTTCTGGCGCGGCAATAACCTTAGCCTTCCGGGGGTGATCGATGCTGAGCTGTATTCCTACACCGTGGCTTTGCTGGTTGCCTCGGGTGGGGTGCTGATGCTGGCCTTTTGGCGTCGTTCAAACCTGCTCCGCAGGCTGGCCATGGCCGGGGTGGTGCTGACAATTGCCAAGGTATTCCTGGTGGATATGAGTGGTTTGTCCGGCCTGACGCGAGTGTTTTCCTTCATGGGGCTTGGGCTGGCGCTGGTCGGGCTTGCCTGGCTGAACCGCATCATGAACGCCCAATGGGACAAAGGGAAAATACAGCCCGAAAAGCAAGAGGCCTGA
- a CDS encoding methyl-accepting chemotaxis protein, whose protein sequence is MPQLLFRLPIRIYALTALAVGLAAVLTFVLLSRTVENAYEMREKELDNLVGTVISALADLDAKVQAGDLTLEEAQALGKEQVELLRFGTAGYFFAFNQNNTMVAHPVAPQLIGEDQSGFEDVNGLRVFEEFNRVIETTGSGPVIYHFNKPDSEIQEAKMGYVKAFTPWGWGIGTGAYVADIDAELNIVRWTAIGALAISLAILSLGATVITRSVTAPVNALKNRMHSMADGDTDTDVPATKNKSEIGDMARSLEVLKQSLIRQKELESKQQEREAEQAEVVSILSGSLSKLSQGDLTVKIGSDFPQDYGQLRRDFNQTIETLSGTMSRMVEATSSIRNGAAEISQASDDLSHRTESQAATLEETAAALDELTASVRSAAEGASSVEATMEAAKKEAEISGEVVQSAVSAMTEIEQSSNHIGQIISVIDDIAFQTNLLALNAGVEAARAGEAGKGFAVVASEVRALAQRSSDAAMEIKTLIGDSSKQVARGVDLVGKAGEALDSIVGQVSHISKLVSGIAEGAVEQSTGLNEINTGVTQLDQVTQQNAAMVEEATAAGHMLNADSSKLAELVAIFKLDGSAPVVQMPTAAAPMAATVAPSAHGEDDWDLEAATSAAAPISVSTDGNAAKDMWQDF, encoded by the coding sequence ATGCCCCAGCTTTTGTTCCGATTGCCCATACGGATATACGCCCTAACCGCGTTGGCGGTGGGATTGGCCGCGGTTTTGACCTTTGTTTTGCTGTCTCGCACGGTGGAAAATGCCTATGAGATGCGAGAGAAGGAGCTCGACAATTTGGTCGGCACCGTTATCAGCGCCCTGGCTGATCTGGACGCAAAAGTTCAGGCTGGGGACCTGACATTGGAAGAGGCGCAGGCGCTAGGGAAAGAGCAGGTCGAACTGCTGCGTTTTGGCACCGCAGGCTACTTCTTTGCCTTTAATCAAAACAACACCATGGTTGCACATCCAGTCGCCCCACAATTGATTGGGGAAGATCAGTCAGGCTTTGAAGATGTGAATGGTCTTAGGGTTTTTGAAGAGTTCAACAGGGTCATCGAGACGACAGGCTCCGGCCCGGTGATCTACCACTTCAACAAGCCGGATTCTGAAATTCAGGAAGCAAAAATGGGCTACGTCAAAGCCTTCACCCCTTGGGGCTGGGGCATCGGCACAGGCGCCTATGTGGCTGATATTGATGCAGAACTAAATATCGTTCGCTGGACTGCCATCGGTGCCTTGGCCATCAGCCTCGCCATTCTTAGCCTTGGGGCCACAGTGATCACCCGTAGTGTTACAGCGCCAGTGAATGCGTTGAAAAATCGGATGCACTCAATGGCTGATGGTGACACTGATACGGATGTCCCTGCCACAAAAAACAAAAGCGAAATTGGCGACATGGCGCGCAGCTTGGAAGTTCTCAAGCAGTCCCTGATCCGCCAGAAAGAGCTGGAAAGCAAACAGCAAGAACGCGAAGCTGAACAGGCCGAGGTTGTCTCCATTCTGAGTGGCAGCCTGTCCAAGCTGTCGCAGGGGGACCTGACAGTCAAAATCGGCAGCGATTTCCCACAGGATTATGGCCAGTTGCGTCGTGACTTTAACCAGACGATTGAAACGCTGAGCGGAACAATGTCGCGCATGGTCGAAGCCACCAGCTCCATCCGCAATGGCGCGGCTGAAATCAGCCAGGCCTCTGATGATCTGTCGCACCGTACCGAAAGCCAGGCGGCAACTCTGGAAGAGACCGCTGCAGCGCTCGACGAGCTGACCGCAAGCGTGAGATCTGCCGCCGAAGGTGCCAGCAGCGTTGAGGCCACCATGGAAGCGGCCAAGAAAGAAGCCGAAATCAGTGGCGAAGTGGTGCAAAGCGCGGTGTCCGCGATGACCGAAATCGAACAGAGCTCGAACCACATCGGCCAGATTATCTCGGTGATTGACGACATCGCCTTCCAGACCAACCTGCTTGCTCTCAATGCCGGGGTCGAAGCGGCCCGGGCCGGCGAAGCTGGCAAAGGCTTTGCGGTTGTCGCCTCGGAAGTTCGTGCTCTGGCGCAACGCTCTTCGGATGCTGCAATGGAAATCAAAACCCTGATCGGTGACAGCTCGAAACAGGTTGCCCGTGGGGTGGATCTGGTTGGCAAGGCTGGCGAAGCGCTGGACAGCATCGTGGGTCAGGTTAGCCACATCTCCAAGCTGGTTTCCGGCATTGCCGAAGGTGCTGTTGAGCAATCGACTGGCCTGAACGAGATCAACACCGGGGTGACCCAGCTGGACCAGGTGACCCAGCAAAACGCCGCCATGGTTGAAGAGGCGACTGCTGCCGGGCACATGCTCAATGCAGATTCCTCGAAACTGGCCGAACTGGTTGCGATCTTTAAGTTAGATGGCAGCGCCCCTGTTGTGCAGATGCCAACAGCCGCTGCCCCGATGGCAGCAACCGTAGCGCCCTCGGCGCATGGAGAGGACGACTGGGACCTTGAAGCCGCGACCTCGGCTGCTGCACCAATCAGTGTCAGCACTGACGGCAATGCAGCCAAGGACATGTGGCAGGACTTCTGA
- a CDS encoding PLP-dependent aminotransferase family protein has product MKQTPWLGFSIDRDASTPVFEQICAAIRLRAASGDMAPGSKLPPTRVFATELGVSRSTIVTAYEQLVAEGYLSSQQGSGYRLCASGEVELTQVPAITAPPNSGASKRRGHEPSAASAPASDMAGVLPFRAGSPDMRLFPYRQWAKTVARICRSDPQAMFLGSGGFGSLALRQSICDHVAEWRGISASPEQVIVTAGATDALEICLHALAQSGDSVALEDPGYRPLQYFITSQGLTPDYLHVDDNGAVLPSGPVAPRLAILTPSHQFPLGGAMSPARRMEFIRWATETQAWIIEDDYDSEFRYAGRPIPAMAGFDHLHRTLYIGSFSKIFSNALRLGYLILPKPLVARFANSIERFGPRASSMPQQPLANFIDSGEFYRHLRRVRRIYAERRRFLLHQLTQDFSAYGYCVDHQAGMQVVFHLTCALQDQEICTLAAEQGLSIEALSRFVQTPTPSACGYNGLLLGFCGYREEELKQGLGLLQQVLQQLSR; this is encoded by the coding sequence ATGAAACAGACACCTTGGTTGGGCTTTTCCATTGATCGTGATGCCAGCACTCCGGTGTTTGAACAAATCTGTGCCGCCATTCGCCTGCGCGCCGCTTCGGGGGATATGGCGCCGGGCAGCAAACTGCCGCCAACCCGGGTGTTTGCCACCGAACTGGGGGTGTCGCGTTCCACCATCGTCACCGCTTACGAACAACTGGTTGCCGAGGGATACCTCAGCAGCCAGCAGGGCTCTGGCTATCGGCTTTGTGCCTCTGGCGAAGTTGAGCTCACCCAGGTGCCGGCTATCACGGCCCCGCCGAACTCTGGTGCCAGCAAGCGGCGAGGGCATGAGCCAAGTGCTGCCTCAGCCCCCGCGTCAGACATGGCCGGGGTGCTTCCCTTTCGGGCCGGCAGCCCGGATATGCGGCTGTTCCCCTATCGGCAATGGGCCAAGACAGTAGCACGGATCTGTCGCTCCGACCCGCAGGCCATGTTTTTGGGCAGTGGCGGCTTTGGCTCTTTGGCGCTGCGCCAGTCTATCTGCGATCACGTGGCGGAATGGCGCGGCATTTCAGCGAGCCCCGAGCAGGTGATTGTCACCGCTGGTGCCACGGATGCCCTGGAGATCTGCCTGCATGCGCTGGCACAATCCGGCGATAGCGTCGCGTTGGAGGATCCGGGGTATCGGCCCTTGCAGTATTTCATCACGTCCCAGGGCCTGACGCCAGATTACCTGCACGTTGATGACAATGGCGCGGTTCTCCCCTCTGGCCCGGTGGCCCCCCGGCTGGCTATTCTGACGCCCTCGCATCAGTTTCCACTGGGCGGCGCCATGTCTCCGGCGCGACGGATGGAGTTCATTCGATGGGCAACCGAGACGCAGGCCTGGATCATCGAGGATGATTACGACAGCGAGTTCCGCTACGCTGGGCGGCCCATCCCAGCGATGGCTGGTTTTGATCATTTGCACCGCACTCTCTATATTGGCAGTTTCTCCAAAATCTTTTCCAACGCCCTGCGCCTGGGCTACCTGATCCTGCCCAAACCGCTTGTCGCACGCTTTGCCAACAGCATCGAACGCTTTGGCCCCAGGGCCAGCAGCATGCCACAACAGCCGCTGGCGAATTTTATCGACAGCGGTGAGTTCTATCGCCATCTGCGCCGGGTCAGACGGATCTACGCAGAACGCCGCCGTTTTCTGTTGCATCAATTAACCCAGGATTTCAGCGCCTATGGCTATTGCGTCGATCACCAGGCTGGCATGCAGGTGGTGTTCCATTTGACCTGCGCCCTGCAGGACCAGGAAATTTGTACCCTGGCGGCAGAGCAGGGGCTGAGCATTGAGGCGCTTTCGAGATTTGTGCAGACCCCGACCCCAAGCGCGTGTGGCTACAACGGATTGCTTCTGGGGTTTTGCGGCTACCGCGAAGAAGAACTAAAACAGGGTCTAGGCCTGTTGCAGCAGGTTCTGCAGCAGCTTTCCCGTTAA